The Leopardus geoffroyi isolate Oge1 chromosome C3, O.geoffroyi_Oge1_pat1.0, whole genome shotgun sequence genomic interval AAACAGCACTGTGGGTGCATATCTATTTAGGATAATTTTTGGTTGACTTATAATCCTTTTTTGCTCTTTCTTGCCAGTTGTTTCCCATTCGCCCCAGACTGGTGCTGGCTACGGTATGAAGGGTAAGTCTCCCTGGTTCCTCCGTCCCAAGGGTCTCTGGACCTGATTACACTGGCTGTGGCGTCTGCTCTCCATGGCCAATTCCTCCCGGGTCACTGAATTCCTGCTGCTGGGTTTCTCCAGCCTTGGCGAATTTCAGCCTGTCCTGTTTGTCCTCTTTCTCGGCCTCTAATTTGATCATCCCGAGTGGGAACCGCACCCTCTTGTCCCTCATCCGGCTGGACCGCagcctccacacccccatgtccttttttcctctgtgtcctTTCAACCTCGGAGGTCTTCTACACCATTGTTACCCTGCCCAGGATGCTTATCAACCTGCTCTCTGTCCTCAGGACACTCTCCTTCGTGGGCTGTGCCACCCAGACGTTCTTCTTCCTTGGCTTTGCCGTCACCAACTGCCTGCTTCTGGGAGTTATGGGTTATGACCGCTATGCCGCCATCTGCCAGCCTTCGCGCTACCCGGTTCTCGTGAACTGGAGGGTATGTGCCCAGCGGGCAGCAATCTGTATTGTTAGTGGCTTCCTAGTATCTCTGGTGGGAGCAACTTTGGTCTTCAGCCTCCCTCTCTGTGGCTCCAACAAGGTCAACTACTACTTTTGCGACATCTCACCAGTTATCCGACTTGCCTGTGCTGAAACGTACACCAATGAGCTGGTCTCTTCGTCTGTGGCGCCTTGGTGCTAGTTGTACCCCTGCTCTTCTTCCACACCTCTTACGGCCTCGTTGTCCACACCATCCTGAAGATCCCGTCGGCTGACGGCAACCGGAAAGCCCTCCCCGCCTGTGCCTCCCACCTCACTGTGGTCATCGTCCACCATGGCTGTGCCTCCTCTGTCTACCTGCGGCCCTCAGCCAAATACTCATCAGGCAAAGACAGACCAGTGACAGCGACCTACACCATCGTCACCCCACTGTTGAACCCTACGGTGTACAGCCTTAGGCACAGAGGTGTGCAGCTGGCCATTCGGGAAATGATCGCAAAGACGGGGTTTTCTCTTAAGACTTTATAATTGGAATGTTTTATCCGGTACGCCCACATTTGGGCCAAATGTGCCACTGAGTCATAAAGTTTCTGGTAATATTCGCCTATATAAGTGTGTGGTTTTGGTCGAGTTGTTTGACGTTGCAGGGCCTATCTGTTCTCTTATGTAAAGCAGGCATGGTAATCTATGCCTCTCAAGATGGTTGGAAAGATTACTGGAGACAGCACGGTGTGTGTCGCTGGAGGTTAAGtctcctcctcctgttctttcttccaATTTACAGTTCTCAAAGGCTCCTAGAAACCTTTACCtcttctctctttggcttgttTGCCCCAAAGCTCTGATTATACTCCTTGTTTAAGGTTACGTCTAGCTTAAAACAAGGTGCTTGGGTTTGAAGGCGGCTTAGATGTGGGGGTGTGACATGATGGGGAAATCATTTACTGTACTAGGAATTATAAGGTTTCAGCCTGACACTGGTTAAGTCGCGACTCTAAGAAGGTTGTGATtattggggcgcccgggcggctcagtcggttgagcttccgactctggctcaggtcatgatctcacactctgtgaattcgagccccgcgtcgggctctgctgacagctcagagcctggagcccgcttccgattctgtgtctccccctctctctgcccctcctctgctcatgctctctctctgtctcaaaaataaataaaaacatttttaaaaactttaaaaaaaagaaagttatgatTGTTTTctgaatctaaattttaaaatatggaaaataaagataattttcctATTGTACTTCACAGGTTTTTTGACCACCCCTTTGAACCATTTCTTATTTAGCATAGAAGTGCTATGTAAATGCGTGGAAAAAACAGTCAACCATCCAGTTCCATGAAGAAGTTGGAGGAGAGGGGTCTACGTGGCCTTGCACACCGAATCCATTAAGGAGAGGAAGCTACCCAGTGTCAAAGTTGTCATCAGACTAGGCACTTCAAGAGAATGACTTGGGTAGCCATGTCCTACGTCTCACCTGTTCAGAGGTCCTTCCTCAGTACCTCTTGGGAAACCCAGTACCTCCTGGGGAACCAAGCTTGCACTGCCTGGGTACCTGTTGTTTCCCCATCGTTGTAGTGGATACTCAACCTTTCTATGATTTTCACGTTCTCTGTCTCGTGTCATACCCTGAGTCCAGTCTTGGCTCCCAGATGTTGGAAATAGTTACAATCGGGACATTTCCCACTGCCCACCTGAATTTCAGACACCGTGCCTCCTTGGGTGCAGGCTTCTGGACACACAGCAGCTTATCAGTATTCTCTTTAAAGCATACCGAATGAAAGTGACGTTCATAGTTCACGTGTGACTGCATTTTCAGGTGGAACGTAACTGTGTTCTCTCTTGTTAAGTTTACTTAGGCTTTCAAATTAGAGTGTATAATCATCAAtaattctatttcaaaattaCTATCTCTCTCCCTGgttttgtttcccatttttcagGTTTTGGATTAAgtcttgtattattttcattcttactaGTTAAATAACCAAGGCCTTTAAAGCACAACATATCCCTAAGTATGGGATGGTCCGTCTCTGTTActtcattccattcttttttcttttcttcctaacacATTTGCAACTGTCATTGATTGACCAAATATTATTTACAAGTGGAATATTTGCTAATTTATTATAGATATGTCCTGGCTAATATTCAAAtaacttctgttatttatttttagcttttgtgTGTGTTATGTGAGACCGTGTGACTGGTGTTAAGTTCTATGTTTACAATtcattgtgttttattattatttttttctgaattattccctatgaagtatttttatttaggtTGAAATAGGACGCATAGTATGGGTGTTAtcttaattttgtaattaaacCCTTTTAGTATGCAAAATCATTATTTGCTGTGTGTATATACGATTTGTCATGGTTTCATTGGGTTGATTTCAAATACTTCCCTATTCTATTTCTAGCGATACTGACTTGGGGATTTTGTTACggaatctgttttttattttcattttaaattcacaaaacttttgtgagagacagagtgcaagcaggggacagggagggagaatcttttttttttttttttttaattttttttttttcaacgtttatttatttttgggacagagagagacagagcatgaacgggggaggggcagagagagagggagacacagaatcggaaacaggctccaggctctgagccatcagcccagagcccgatgcggggctcgaacccacagaccgcgagatcgtgacctggctgaagtcggacgcttaaccgactgcgccacccaggcgccccagggagggagaatcttaagtaggcctcacacccagcacagagcctgacatggggcttgatctcacgaccctgggatcacgacctcaactgaaatcaagagtcagatgctccacctaccgagccacccagacacccccggAATCTGTCTGTTTCAAATGCTAAGTAAACCTTTTGGAATCCAACGTATATATTCTATTCCAGAACCCACTAAAATGCTAACACGAAAGCACTCGTCAAGAAGCAAACAGGAGAGAATAATATACACGAGGGGTAAAAAAGTGATAGAGGCCAAAGAAAAAGCGGTTCTAAGCACAAAGGTGGTGGGAAACCTGCAGAAGGTGGGAAACTGTCGGAGAGCAACCAGTGACAGCACAGGCCTGTGGGCGGACTCTCCCCTCGCAATCAGGCCTCCTTGCTGCTTCGGGAAAGAGCAAGGTTGGTTCATGTCCCAGGAAGGAGGGCGGCTTCTCAGCCCATGCGGCTCAGAGGATCTGCAGGAAGGACCAGTTTCTTTCCTTGGTCCATATCATCACCAACTGATACTTCAGtgaacacaataaaaacaaagtacttgaaaaatgaaagggaaaacatCTGAGTGTCCCGTTCCGTCTCTCGAAAGGTGTGTCCACTGATGGGATGTCTCAGTGATAACAGGTTCTGGAACAGTTGCCCAGCCTGTCGCATTTCATACCCGTCTCACCACGAGTTGGTAACAAAGAGCTCAGGGACTAGACTGCAGACTCTTCACCTGAGAGTGTTGGCCTCTAGTCCTTTCTGTTCCGTGCCAGGGTCAGACGGGAAGGTTTCCCTTCCGGAGCAGAGACACCAGGCCTCACTCGAGGAGCTCCACTTGAAGCCGCGGTGAGCGTGAGCCTGAGTGTGATCACAGCACAGGGTGTCGCCGGCCTCTCCCCCCTCAACTCCCAGAAGGTGACAGCTATCTTAAACGAGTCCCTTAAGAAACGGGACGATTTCTTTCCGCCCAAGGTGACTGGATGTTATCACTtagctcaaaataaatgagtgactCTGCTCTGCCTGGCTCTCCTGCTGGGCACCCCCAGTCTTAGTTTCACCCACGCACGGAGagcttctagaagttttttggtgccACAGCCCAGAGTAGATTTCAACATCCAAGGCTTGCCAGACATTTGAAGAAGGCTTGAACGTGAAACACAGAGGTCAAAACAGAAGAGCAAAACATTTTCAGAGGAAATCTAAAAGTGCACAGGACcaaaaaatattaacactgaCACCTCTATATAAAGCATATTGCATTCATGAAAGGACGGTGTATCATGTTCACTTTTTACAGAAACAAAACTCACTAACAGAAAAAAACGTACAAATCGCGATTGGCATATCAACGCATTTTCAGAGTGAACCTACACAGGTCAAAAATAGACCATCGCAAACATCTGGTTGCTCTGCCTTCTCCACGAGAAACACCTCCTGTGGCTTCTCCTCCCAGCCTCAGGGTTTGCCTGGCTTCACACTTTATAAGGATAGAATTTAGAGGATGCGGTCTCTGCAGttcttttcatcctttctctAGTTTTCCCTCTCTCACATCTGCTTTTCCGGTTATGGCCCCATCTGTCACGTTCATTCACGCGTATGCCCTTTCAAGGTTAGACCTCATTTATGAAGtggtttttcattcatttctagcTGCTTCCTAATCTGTCCTTTCACTTTCCAAGACTTCTCTTCCTCCAGTCACCCGTAATGGAATTCTTTTAAATGCCGATCTTGACTATTATTTTGCACATTCTATTACTTAATTCTTTCCAGCGTATTCTGAAATATTGGGTGTAAGTCTCCATCCGTTCTGTGGACGTCCAGGCTCTTGCAAGGCGAGTTCCCCGGGAAGCACACTGGGAAAGGGTGCGGCCATGTACGATGCTTATTAGTAAACGCATGGGATTAACACCTGTGGGATGGGGCTCTTGGG includes:
- the LOC123586774 gene encoding LOW QUALITY PROTEIN: olfactory receptor 10R2-like (The sequence of the model RefSeq protein was modified relative to this genomic sequence to represent the inferred CDS: inserted 1 base in 1 codon; deleted 2 bases in 2 codons), with translation MANSSRVTEFLLLGFSSLGEFQPVLFVLFLGLNLIIPSGNRTLLSLIRLDRSLHTPMSFFLCVLSTSEVFYTIVTLPRMLINLLSVLRTLSFVGCATQTFFFLGFAVTNCLLLGVMGYDRYAAICQPSRYPVLVNWRVCAQRAAICIVSGFLVSLVGATLVFSLPLCGSNKVNYYFCDISPVIRLACAETYTNELVXFVCGALVLVVPLLFFHTSYGLVVHTILKIPSADGNRKALPACASHLTVVIVHHGCASSVYLRPSAKYSSGKDRPVTATYTIVTPLLNPTVYSLRHRGVQLAIREMIAKTGFSLKTL